TCGAGGAGGTTTTATTTGGAAACTTCTATTAAGCGGACTTTATATTGCAACAGGCATAATGTTGTTTGTTTACCCTTATACAGGTGTTCTCACCCTAACTCTGTTGCTTGGTACTTTCTTGCTAACTGAAGGCACATTCGAGTTAATTCTGGCATTTCAGTTACGCTCCCAAAACAACTGGACGTGGATACTAGGTGATGGCATTATTACGCTAGTCTTAGGTGCAATGATTTGGTTTCAGTGGCCTTTCAATGCGCCCTGGCTTCTTGGCACACTAGTTGGTGTCAGTATTATTTTCACCGGCATTTCACGCGTAATGCTGTCATTGAATGCGCGTTCTATTTGAATGGGGATTGGGGACTGGGGACTAGAGAACAATTTTCTGAATGCCTAATCCCCAGAATACTTTTCGATTAAGGTTTTTTGATGAAAATTTTAGATCGCTAAAAGATGCAATAAATCATCACAAAGACGCGATAAATCACCGTCTCTACAAAAGACTGATTATTGTAGAGACGGCTATTCATCGCGTCTCTTGCCTTAAC
This Nostoc sp. C052 DNA region includes the following protein-coding sequences:
- a CDS encoding HdeD family acid-resistance protein; the protein is MTTDISRDTKKDINGSLITGILLSILGVIAIAVPNFTTLFAETWIAAILIFAGFTKLVYATQTRDRGGFIWKLLLSGLYIATGIMLFVYPYTGVLTLTLLLGTFLLTEGTFELILAFQLRSQNNWTWILGDGIITLVLGAMIWFQWPFNAPWLLGTLVGVSIIFTGISRVMLSLNARSI